Proteins encoded by one window of Candidatus Nitrosocosmicus hydrocola:
- the leuC gene encoding 3-isopropylmalate dehydratase large subunit yields MAQTLYDKIWDDHVVYSDENSDLSLLYIDRHYVHEVTSPQAFDGLRINERKVRRPDLTFATVDHNVPTTDRSLPIIDQTSSLQIKALENNCKEFGISLFDMNDKYQGIVHVIGPELGLTLPGSTIVCGDSHTSTHGAFGSLAFGIGTSEVEHVLATQCLWMKKSKNFEIVLNGGLKNNSNISSKDVILNIIRQIGTSGGSGSVIEYKGDYISSLSMEKRMTICNMSIEGGARAGLVAPDDTTFDYLRGRTFSPQSESFERMIDVWKSLRSDNGAKYDRTFSINIDNLAPQVTWGTNPAMTVDVDSAIPSPDEYSKGNDEEKKSAIKALKYMDLEPGIQITDIPIDRVFIGSCTNARLEDLIEASEAVKGKKVSATVKAMVVPGSQQVKHAAEKLGLDKIFINAGFEWREPGCSMCLGMNPDILQAGERCASTSNRNFEGRQGTGGRTHLVSPIMAAAAAIAGKFVDVREWV; encoded by the coding sequence TTGGCTCAAACTTTGTATGATAAGATCTGGGATGATCATGTAGTATATTCTGATGAAAATAGTGATTTATCTCTTTTATATATTGATAGACATTACGTACATGAAGTAACTTCACCTCAGGCTTTTGATGGCCTTAGAATCAACGAACGAAAAGTTAGAAGACCTGATCTTACTTTCGCTACGGTAGATCATAACGTTCCTACTACAGACAGATCTTTGCCAATTATAGATCAAACTTCGTCATTGCAAATAAAAGCATTGGAAAATAATTGCAAAGAATTTGGTATATCACTTTTTGATATGAATGACAAATATCAAGGTATAGTTCATGTGATTGGTCCGGAATTAGGATTGACACTTCCCGGCAGTACTATTGTGTGTGGGGATAGTCATACTTCAACACATGGCGCATTCGGATCTTTGGCTTTTGGTATAGGTACTAGCGAAGTCGAACACGTGTTGGCTACTCAATGTTTGTGGATGAAAAAATCCAAGAATTTTGAGATTGTATTGAATGGTGGTTTAAAAAATAACAGTAATATCTCTTCAAAGGATGTCATCTTAAATATTATTAGACAAATTGGCACATCTGGCGGTTCGGGTTCAGTAATAGAATACAAGGGTGACTATATTTCCTCTCTCTCTATGGAAAAACGTATGACCATTTGTAACATGTCTATTGAGGGAGGAGCCAGAGCAGGTCTTGTTGCACCGGACGATACTACTTTTGATTATTTGAGAGGCAGGACCTTTTCACCTCAGAGTGAATCATTTGAACGCATGATAGATGTTTGGAAAAGTCTGAGATCGGATAATGGGGCCAAATATGACAGAACCTTTTCTATTAATATAGATAATCTTGCTCCACAAGTTACTTGGGGTACTAATCCCGCTATGACTGTTGATGTCGATTCAGCCATTCCTTCTCCAGACGAATATTCTAAAGGCAATGATGAGGAAAAGAAATCTGCAATTAAGGCTCTCAAATATATGGATTTGGAACCTGGGATACAAATTACAGACATCCCTATTGATAGAGTATTCATAGGTTCATGTACTAATGCAAGACTAGAGGATTTAATAGAAGCATCAGAGGCTGTGAAGGGAAAAAAGGTATCAGCTACTGTTAAAGCTATGGTCGTTCCTGGATCTCAGCAAGTAAAGCATGCCGCAGAAAAATTGGGATTGGATAAGATATTCATCAATGCTGGTTTTGAGTGGAGAGAACCTGGCTGCAGTATGTGTTTAGGAATGAATCCCGATATACTTCAAGCAGGAGAAAGGTGTGCTAGCACTTCTAATAGAAATTTTGAGGGACGTCAAGGAACTGGGGGTCGGACTCATCTTGTCAGTCCCATAATGGCAGCCGCAGCTGCTATAGCCGGTAAATTTGTTGATGTAAGGGAGTGGGTTTAG
- a CDS encoding proteasome subunit beta codes for MHVNDDRYPQQILDQIKKGTTTCALTCSDGVVLAADTRASAGLFIADRHVMKIQKVDNHLGMTIAGGVADAQNLVDTMRYNSNIYRLSKREPIPVSSAARLCSNILFNQRYFPFYVQIIMGGFDFRQQKGQIYNIDLFGSMTTEKFISTGSGSPVAYGYLESEYKEGMSVNEAYKVAIQAIAAAIRRNAGTGDSINAVIIDKDGYKELSKEIKDSVGAKF; via the coding sequence ATGCACGTTAATGATGATCGATATCCTCAACAAATTTTAGATCAAATTAAGAAAGGAACTACTACTTGTGCTCTAACATGTAGTGATGGTGTAGTATTAGCTGCTGATACTAGAGCAAGTGCAGGACTATTTATTGCAGATAGACATGTAATGAAAATTCAAAAAGTCGATAATCACTTGGGTATGACGATAGCAGGTGGTGTTGCAGATGCTCAAAATCTCGTCGATACAATGAGATATAATTCTAACATTTACAGGTTATCCAAGAGGGAGCCAATTCCAGTTAGCTCTGCTGCTAGACTTTGTTCTAATATTTTATTTAATCAAAGATATTTTCCGTTCTATGTTCAAATCATTATGGGTGGATTTGATTTTCGCCAACAAAAAGGACAAATTTATAACATAGATCTATTTGGTTCTATGACAACGGAAAAGTTTATTTCTACAGGAAGTGGTTCTCCCGTGGCTTATGGATATCTAGAGTCAGAATACAAGGAAGGGATGAGTGTAAATGAGGCCTACAAGGTAGCGATCCAAGCAATTGCTGCAGCTATTAGAAGAAATGCTGGAACCGGTGATAGCATAAATGCCGTGATAATAGACAAGGACGGATATAAGGAATTGTCAAAAGAGATTAAGGATAGCGTTGGTGCTAAATTCTAA
- the tgtA gene encoding tRNA guanosine(15) transglycosylase TgtA — MVFEVKCTDLAARIGKLTTPHGSFETPAFIPVIHPVKQQISPSFLKSLGFECIITNAYITFKYYGEKAQKQGIHRIVNFDGPIMTDSGGYQVLEYGKVNVTPSIMAQFELDIGSDIPVPLDKPTGYGLPYNTAKSYVEETISNIDETIKVIKNNGSDTISDDDDTYNSLSSKGELWTGTIQGAEHFDLVRHSSSILDKKGFSFFAIGSPVELMEAYEFSILAQLIEATKSSIPNKPIHLFGAGHPLTIPLAVALGCDTFDSASYILYARANRYMSSSGTLRLEDLSYLPCCCPVCSHFTVKELNDEEPDSRTINLAKHNLFILKQEMAAVKQAIYDGRLWEYVLQKARSHPKLMDAIHAMKNFDYIQQNTPIFKHKAIYLFEPLDQFRPELVNYRKMLINNYSSPANTDSLLLYPDQGIRPFYSSSLLKKLSISYPNTSICLYNPFFGLIPAEISDIYPASHNIFVKNFDKYDSRDYPEFLNLVDSFLKKNDNFKSIHIVANKFMKGLIPHIKTAEKTEVKVEDFRGFNLK, encoded by the coding sequence TTGGTATTTGAGGTGAAATGTACTGACCTAGCTGCCCGAATTGGTAAACTAACTACTCCACATGGTTCTTTTGAAACACCGGCATTTATCCCAGTAATTCACCCAGTAAAACAACAAATAAGTCCTAGTTTTTTAAAATCACTTGGGTTTGAATGCATAATCACAAATGCATATATAACTTTCAAATATTATGGTGAAAAAGCCCAAAAACAGGGCATTCATAGAATCGTTAATTTTGATGGACCCATAATGACGGATTCGGGTGGCTATCAAGTTCTTGAGTATGGTAAAGTAAATGTTACACCATCTATAATGGCTCAATTTGAGCTTGATATTGGAAGTGACATACCTGTTCCCTTGGATAAACCCACTGGCTATGGCTTGCCTTACAATACTGCCAAGTCTTATGTGGAAGAAACGATTTCAAACATTGATGAAACCATAAAAGTAATAAAAAACAATGGATCTGATACTATTTCTGATGATGACGATACTTATAATTCGTTATCCTCAAAGGGAGAGTTATGGACAGGAACAATTCAGGGTGCCGAACACTTTGATCTGGTAAGACATTCTTCCTCAATTTTAGATAAGAAGGGATTTTCATTTTTCGCTATAGGTAGTCCTGTCGAACTGATGGAAGCCTACGAATTCTCAATTTTAGCTCAACTAATAGAAGCAACTAAATCGTCCATTCCAAACAAACCTATTCATTTATTTGGAGCAGGTCATCCCCTCACAATACCACTTGCAGTTGCCTTGGGTTGTGACACATTTGATTCTGCATCATATATTTTGTATGCGAGAGCCAATAGATACATGAGCTCTTCAGGAACATTGAGACTCGAAGACCTTTCATATTTGCCATGTTGCTGTCCGGTTTGTTCTCATTTTACGGTTAAAGAATTAAATGATGAAGAACCTGATAGTCGAACCATTAATCTTGCCAAACATAATTTGTTTATCCTAAAGCAAGAAATGGCTGCAGTAAAACAGGCAATTTATGATGGACGTTTATGGGAATATGTATTGCAAAAGGCAAGATCTCATCCAAAATTGATGGATGCAATTCATGCTATGAAAAACTTTGATTATATACAGCAAAATACTCCGATATTTAAGCATAAAGCGATCTACTTGTTTGAACCTTTAGATCAGTTTAGACCAGAACTAGTGAATTATAGAAAAATGTTAATAAATAATTATAGCTCACCTGCAAACACTGATTCATTATTGCTTTATCCGGATCAAGGAATAAGACCGTTTTATTCCTCATCACTATTAAAAAAACTTTCTATCTCTTATCCTAATACCTCAATTTGTCTATACAATCCATTCTTTGGCCTGATTCCTGCTGAGATTTCAGACATTTATCCTGCTTCTCATAATATTTTTGTAAAAAACTTTGACAAATACGACTCTAGAGATTATCCTGAATTCTTAAATTTGGTTGATTCATTCTTGAAAAAAAATGATAACTTCAAATCGATTCATATCGTCGCAAACAAGTTCATGAAAGGCTTAATTCCTCATATAAAGACTGCAGAAAAAACTGAGGTGAAAGTTGAAGATTTTAGAGGGTTTAATTTAAAATAA
- a CDS encoding translation initiation factor IF-6, translating into MGIFRYDLYKSPNVGIFAKSNDKLVLLPHGYAETKLKKITEILEVEPLFVSIAGNRIIGPMVVLNNKGMILPSTASDDELVYLKHITGLNVAKLDSKYTAVGNLISTNDNGAIVSPLFKNELDKQISDVLGVEAHTMSVADFNQTGSIVVTTNTGAAVHPKATEEEVEVISSVLKVEVEPLTINGGIPYLSSGIVWNSKSLLVGSLTTGPELIMLSRAFKM; encoded by the coding sequence TTGGGTATTTTCCGATATGACTTGTATAAAAGTCCTAATGTAGGTATATTTGCTAAATCTAATGACAAATTGGTACTGCTTCCCCATGGATATGCTGAGACAAAGCTCAAAAAGATTACAGAAATCCTAGAAGTAGAACCTCTTTTCGTTTCTATAGCAGGAAATAGGATAATCGGTCCTATGGTGGTCTTAAATAACAAGGGGATGATACTCCCCTCTACAGCATCTGACGATGAACTCGTTTATCTGAAACACATCACAGGATTAAATGTCGCCAAGCTTGATTCAAAATACACTGCTGTAGGTAATCTAATCTCAACTAATGATAATGGGGCAATAGTGTCTCCATTGTTTAAAAATGAGCTTGATAAACAGATCAGTGATGTTCTAGGGGTCGAAGCTCATACAATGTCAGTAGCCGATTTTAATCAAACCGGCTCAATAGTTGTAACTACAAATACTGGTGCTGCCGTACATCCCAAGGCTACAGAAGAAGAAGTCGAGGTTATTTCATCCGTACTGAAGGTGGAAGTCGAACCTTTAACCATAAACGGTGGAATTCCGTATTTATCGTCGGGAATAGTTTGGAATTCAAAATCTTTGCTTGTAGGAAGTTTAACAACAGGACCTGAATTGATAATGCTTAGTCGAGCTTTTAAAATGTAG
- a CDS encoding adenylate kinase family protein, producing MKVVITGTPGVGKHTIADSLSAALGKIPILDINEIILSENLLISPSENDDNNENEVDIQKSYEFLASLLYEDKFQKSIIVGHLAPYVINSDLVDFVVVLRRSPYELRKIYQERIYSDSKTRDNINAEILGIISYDASKNFEHSKLCELENSSNFIPSAVAQSILEMNSNAKTRSFGFIDWLSLIQSDLEMLKYIK from the coding sequence TTGAAAGTAGTAATTACTGGTACACCAGGCGTAGGCAAACATACAATTGCTGACTCACTATCAGCTGCACTGGGAAAGATACCCATTTTGGATATAAATGAGATTATTTTGTCTGAAAACCTGTTAATTTCTCCTTCAGAAAACGATGATAATAATGAAAATGAGGTAGACATTCAAAAGTCATATGAATTTTTGGCATCATTGCTGTATGAGGACAAATTTCAAAAATCTATAATTGTTGGGCATCTTGCACCCTATGTTATCAATTCTGATCTAGTTGATTTTGTGGTGGTATTAAGAAGGTCACCGTATGAACTAAGAAAAATTTATCAAGAGAGAATCTATTCAGACTCTAAGACTAGAGATAATATCAATGCCGAAATTCTAGGCATAATATCGTACGATGCCTCTAAAAATTTTGAGCATTCAAAACTTTGCGAACTGGAGAACTCAAGCAACTTCATACCTTCTGCGGTAGCTCAAAGTATACTCGAAATGAACTCGAATGCAAAAACGAGATCCTTTGGGTTTATTGACTGGTTATCTTTGATTCAAAGTGATTTAGAAATGCTAAAATATATAAAATAA
- a CDS encoding MFS transporter: protein MSTVNKQISIFPLLLSNFIGTMGFSIVLPFLVFLVIDFGGNALIYGILAAIYPAFQLIGAPLLGRWSDSIGRKKVLLISNGGTFVGWIIFLIALYVPVWDIYSIHSAILGSFVITLPLIILFLSRTLDGITGGNISVANAYLADISTDKSRSKNFGKMAISSNLGFIVGPALAGILGATSYKETLPVLAAVFISLVAFLVIAFMLKESKVKIDKPAATPSPLVDISEKESIRQVFSCEPKECYKISNPKNLTFLDVFRLKNISLLLVLYFFIFLGFNIFYTSFPIHAVSGLKWTVTEMGVFYSVLSGVMILVQGPVLRKALQKFSEEKLVVLGSLILGINFALFMFNSTVLVYAALVLFALGNGLMWPSFLSILSKRAGNTHQGVIQGVGSSMGSLASIIGLIVGGLLYNWIGSLTFLISAVVIFIVFIISFKLLNLKKPV from the coding sequence ATGTCCACTGTAAATAAACAGATTTCAATTTTTCCGTTATTACTATCTAATTTTATTGGAACTATGGGGTTTAGTATCGTTTTGCCTTTTTTAGTATTCTTAGTAATAGATTTTGGTGGTAATGCGCTTATATATGGAATTCTGGCGGCAATTTATCCTGCATTTCAACTCATTGGAGCTCCACTATTGGGAAGATGGTCTGATTCTATTGGAAGGAAAAAGGTTTTACTGATTAGTAATGGTGGAACATTTGTAGGTTGGATAATCTTTCTAATTGCACTCTATGTCCCTGTTTGGGATATCTACAGTATCCATTCGGCCATTCTTGGATCTTTTGTCATAACTTTACCGCTAATAATATTGTTTTTATCAAGAACCTTAGACGGAATAACAGGCGGCAACATTTCTGTTGCAAATGCATATCTTGCAGACATTTCAACAGATAAAAGCAGAAGTAAAAATTTTGGCAAGATGGCTATATCATCTAATTTGGGTTTTATCGTAGGACCGGCGTTGGCAGGAATTTTAGGTGCTACTAGTTACAAAGAAACACTACCTGTATTGGCTGCTGTGTTCATTTCATTAGTAGCATTTCTTGTGATAGCGTTTATGTTAAAGGAATCGAAAGTAAAAATCGATAAACCAGCTGCAACACCCTCTCCACTGGTCGACATTTCAGAAAAAGAATCAATAAGACAAGTCTTTTCTTGTGAACCAAAGGAGTGCTACAAGATTTCAAATCCTAAAAATTTGACATTTCTAGATGTCTTCAGATTAAAAAATATATCCCTTTTATTAGTATTATATTTTTTTATTTTTCTTGGATTTAACATCTTTTATACCTCTTTTCCAATTCATGCAGTGTCGGGATTAAAATGGACAGTAACGGAAATGGGTGTATTTTACTCTGTACTAAGCGGAGTAATGATTCTTGTACAAGGTCCAGTACTTAGAAAAGCCCTGCAAAAATTCTCCGAGGAAAAACTGGTAGTATTGGGGAGTCTAATCTTGGGCATAAATTTTGCACTATTCATGTTTAATAGTACTGTATTGGTTTACGCAGCGTTAGTTTTGTTTGCACTCGGTAATGGCCTAATGTGGCCATCCTTCCTGTCTATACTTTCAAAACGAGCAGGAAATACCCACCAGGGTGTGATTCAGGGTGTAGGAAGCAGTATGGGAAGTCTTGCAAGTATAATAGGACTGATTGTTGGGGGATTACTATATAATTGGATTGGTTCTCTCACTTTTCTTATTTCTGCCGTAGTTATATTCATAGTTTTTATCATATCATTTAAACTATTGAATTTGAAGAAACCAGTTTAA
- the leuD gene encoding 3-isopropylmalate dehydratase small subunit: MEAFRNLTSKAVPLDIANIDTDQIIPKQFLKLLGKTGYGEYLFFNWRYDEHGIPTENFALNLPEFKGRQILLTRENFGIGSSREHAVWALKDYGFKVVIGVSFADIFYNNCSKNGVLVIKLDKNTIEDFFSSKTDDDFEIDLTQQQIRIKSNVYSFEIDPTIKNALESGTDEISKTLQLESRIKKYEDKKNLTVQPNTIL, translated from the coding sequence ATGGAAGCATTTAGAAATCTTACAAGCAAAGCGGTGCCACTTGATATAGCTAATATTGATACCGATCAAATCATTCCTAAACAATTCTTGAAACTGTTGGGCAAAACAGGATATGGTGAATATTTGTTCTTTAATTGGCGTTATGATGAACATGGAATTCCAACAGAGAATTTTGCATTAAATTTACCAGAGTTTAAGGGTAGACAAATACTTTTGACACGTGAGAACTTTGGAATAGGCAGCTCGAGAGAACACGCTGTTTGGGCTCTTAAGGATTATGGGTTCAAGGTAGTTATTGGAGTTTCTTTTGCAGATATTTTTTATAATAATTGTTCTAAAAATGGTGTCTTGGTTATCAAATTGGATAAAAATACAATCGAGGATTTTTTTTCTTCCAAGACTGATGACGACTTTGAAATAGACTTGACACAGCAACAAATACGGATAAAATCAAATGTCTATTCCTTTGAAATCGATCCAACAATAAAAAATGCATTGGAAAGTGGAACTGATGAAATATCAAAAACACTACAATTAGAAAGCCGTATCAAAAAATATGAAGATAAAAAGAATCTTACGGTTCAGCCTAATACAATATTATAA
- a CDS encoding Lsm family RNA-binding protein, which produces MAALISRKFAEESVQFLGKKVSIETSDNKTYSGILTGFNEKFDLILDNVDSQQIQKLMINGQFVKEVKLLERPFDLKALSERLSRVFPGLVKIREDVGAIIVMDKIKVTESGIEEGSGLSATRVKAIYDEFLRESKN; this is translated from the coding sequence ATGGCTGCTTTAATTTCAAGAAAGTTTGCTGAAGAAAGTGTACAATTTCTAGGAAAAAAAGTTTCAATTGAGACTTCTGACAATAAAACCTATTCAGGCATTTTAACTGGTTTTAATGAAAAATTTGATTTGATATTAGATAATGTTGATTCTCAGCAGATTCAAAAACTAATGATCAATGGCCAATTCGTAAAAGAGGTAAAACTTTTGGAACGACCTTTTGATTTAAAAGCTCTATCCGAAAGATTGTCAAGGGTTTTCCCAGGATTGGTTAAGATTCGTGAGGACGTCGGTGCCATCATTGTAATGGATAAAATTAAGGTCACCGAATCTGGAATCGAAGAAGGTTCTGGCTTGTCTGCCACACGTGTCAAAGCCATTTATGATGAATTCCTTAGGGAGTCAAAGAACTAA